CAGGCCCCAGCTGAGCAGGTGCCGCCCGGCGGCCTCGCGGTCCTTCCCGGTCAGCGGCAGGCCGGGGCGGGGAACGAGCACCGCGGTGTCCTCGTAGAGGCGGTCCAGCGCGGCCGGGTCGGCGGCGTTGAACGCGGCCGAATACCTGGCGTGGTGATTGTGGGGTGCGTCATGAAAATCGGTCATGACTCCCCGAGCATACCAACGGCGTTACCCTGGAGCCCCGGCAGGGAGGGGTGGGTACGACGAGCGAGGCCGAGGTCGAGACCATCGTGGAAGCGGTGCACCAAGCCATCGCCTCCCGGGTTTTCCCGCACCACGTAACCGAAACCGCCTTCGAGCTCAAGCTGCGGCGGTGCGTGAGCGGCAACATCGGCTACCTCGCCGACGTCGCGGCCGGCCGGGTCGACCCCGGCGAACCCGACCTCGGGCACGCCCTCGCCTTCGCCGACGTGGTGGCCGCACAGGGCCTGCCGTTCGAGGATCTGGAGCGCGCCTACTGGGTCGGCCTGGAGCAGTTCTGGCACCGCTGGCTGGCCATCGTCGGCGAGGCCGCCGAACGCGGGGACGGCACGGTCACCGAGCTGATCGGCAACCGCACCCCGGCCGTGTTCGGCTACGTCACGCGGGTGCTCGGCCTGGTCAGCGCCCGGTACGACGAGACGTCCGGCGAACTGGCCTGCACCGGCGCCGAACGCCGCCGCGCGCTGGTCGAGGAACTGCTCGGCGGCGCGCCGCCCGCCTACACCCAGTTCCTCGACGACGAGCTGGGCTACCGGCTGCGTGCCTGCCACGTCGCCCTGCTGCTGCACGGCGACCGGTTCCAGGCCGAGCGGCGGCTGGCCAGGCTGCGGCACGAGACCGAGGCCCCGGCCGCGCTGCTCGTCGAGCGCGGCCCCGGGCTGTTCGCGGGCTGGCTCGGCTTCCCCGGCCGCGTCGACCCGGCGACGCTGGACGTGATCCGGCGGGCGGTTTCGCGGCACGGCGAACCGGTGGTGGCCGGTGGCCCGGCCGCCGGGCTCGCCGGGTTCCGCCGCGCGCACGAGGAGGCCACGCGGGCGCTGGCGCTGCGCGAGGTGCTGGCCGATCCGGTCGATTTCCTCTGGTACAGCGACGTCCGGCTGGAGGCCTTCCTGCTGGAGAACCCGTCGGCGGCCTGGCGGTTCGTCGCGGAGGAACTCGGTGAACTGGCCGAGGCGAACGAACGGGCCGACCGCATCCGCGAGACCCTGCTGGCCGCCCTCGCCAGCGGCTCGCAGGCCCGCGCGGCCACCGAACTCGGCGTGCACGAGAACACCGTGCGGCTGCGCATCCGCACCGCCACCGAGCTGCTCGGCGACGCGCTCTCCGAACGCCGCACCGAGTTGCTGGTCGCCCTGCGCCTGCGCCGCGCCCTGGGCTCCGGCCCCGGCACCACCACGATGGACGCCGTCAGCTAGAGAGTGTGTTCGAGAGTGGTGACCCCCTGTGGGAAACCCCGCGCCCGGCTGTCCCTTTCCGACATTGGGTCCGGCCTTCCGCCGAACTAGCTTGGGAGGCAAGGGAATCCGGCGGGTGGAAGGGCAGCGGATGTACGAGCAGACCGTCGGTGCGCTGGTGGAACGGGCGGCCGCGGCGAACGGGCCGAAGACCGCCGTCGTGTGGGGCGAGCGGCGGATCACCTACCGCGAGCAGATCGCCCGCATCCGCCGGGCCGGGCGGGCGCTGCTCGCGCTCGGCCTGCACACCGGCGACCGCGTGGCCATCCTGATGAACGACCGCCCGGAGCAGCTCGACGTCTACTACGGCGCGCTCTGGGCGGGCCTGGCCGTGGTCCCGCTGAACGCCCGCCTCGGCGTGGCCGACCACCAGTACATCGTCTGCGACTCCGGCGCGCTGGTCCTCGTGCACGACGCCGCCCACGCGCGCCGCGTGCGGCAGATCCGCGGTACCTCCGGGGTCGAGCACGTGGTCTCCGTCGACGACGACGCCGTGCTCGACGGCGGGCACAGCTGGCAGCGCCTGTCGTGCCACCAGCCGGACCACCCCGGCAACCCGCCGGTCTTCCCCAGCGACCTCTACGGCATCTACTACACCGCGGGCACCACCGGCCAGCCCAAGGGCGTGGTCCACACCCACCGCACCGTGCTCGCCGCGTTGTTCAGCCAGCTCGCCGAACTCGGCCTCGGTGACGGCGACCGGTTCGCCCACGTCACCCCGCTCTCGCACACCGCGGGCGCGTTCGTGCTGCCGGTGTGGCTGCGCGGGGGGACCAACGTGCTCGCCGGGCGGTTCGACCCCGACCGCCTCGTCGCCACGATCGCCCGCGAGCGCATCACCGCGACGCTGCTCTCCCCGGACATGCTGGCCGGGTTGCTGGACG
The genomic region above belongs to Amycolatopsis sp. YIM 10 and contains:
- a CDS encoding CdaR family transcriptional regulator; the encoded protein is MGTTSEAEVETIVEAVHQAIASRVFPHHVTETAFELKLRRCVSGNIGYLADVAAGRVDPGEPDLGHALAFADVVAAQGLPFEDLERAYWVGLEQFWHRWLAIVGEAAERGDGTVTELIGNRTPAVFGYVTRVLGLVSARYDETSGELACTGAERRRALVEELLGGAPPAYTQFLDDELGYRLRACHVALLLHGDRFQAERRLARLRHETEAPAALLVERGPGLFAGWLGFPGRVDPATLDVIRRAVSRHGEPVVAGGPAAGLAGFRRAHEEATRALALREVLADPVDFLWYSDVRLEAFLLENPSAAWRFVAEELGELAEANERADRIRETLLAALASGSQARAATELGVHENTVRLRIRTATELLGDALSERRTELLVALRLRRALGSGPGTTTMDAVS
- a CDS encoding AMP-binding protein, encoding MYEQTVGALVERAAAANGPKTAVVWGERRITYREQIARIRRAGRALLALGLHTGDRVAILMNDRPEQLDVYYGALWAGLAVVPLNARLGVADHQYIVCDSGALVLVHDAAHARRVRQIRGTSGVEHVVSVDDDAVLDGGHSWQRLSCHQPDHPGNPPVFPSDLYGIYYTAGTTGQPKGVVHTHRTVLAALFSQLAELGLGDGDRFAHVTPLSHTAGAFVLPVWLRGGTNVLAGRFDPDRLVATIARERITATLLSPDMLAGLLDAAPAAGAKLLSLTTVVYSGGRVEPERLIAAMDRCGPVFVQFYGLTEVPTQVTVLRKRDHAAAVATGHLEPLSSCGRPVAIADVRIEHPDGRQARPGERGEVVVGGPHVMKRYWNRYADTERALRGGHFYTGDFGHFDDGGFLHLADRQRETIRSAGVTVHPKHVEDGLITHPAVRDACVFGSPDDRRGEVVHAVVVADPGATVCAEDLITWVAERRGEAMAPRRVEFVDAIPLTAVGKHDKPRLRARVS